GCTGAAGTTGAATATTTGATCAAATGTCTTTACGGTACAGTGTCAATAATCAGTGTTCTATGAAAATAGATGTGTGTTCATGTACCATCATTAGGCATGGTTAGAATGGGGATCTGGGTGATTGATCCATTCCTGCCCTCCACTCTTCCAGCTCGCTCGTAGATTGTAGCAAGATCAGTGTACATGTAACCTGGGAAACCACGACGACCCGGCACCTCTTCACGGGCAGCAGACACCTACAACCAGAAAAATAAGACAAACAAAACATATCATATCAATTTAAATTCTGTGTATGATGTGTGTATGAAGTTACACAGGAGCATCTCATAACCCTTGAGTGTTTTCAGCTTTTAATTACATGGCATGCAGTTGCTTCAAACAATagcataaacatcattcaatgtaaatagtgataatcgtaattaataaaccccatttacaatttcaagggaataatcgacaattatgatttttgtcagcCCTACTAAACGGTTACATCTGCTCCACACCAACCGATCAATGACTGTCATTTCAAGCCGGTCACATGATGTTAATCTGTTTTCTACTTCTGCATCTGCACACCGAGGCACTTTTATAAGCAGAAAATACACTCAGATCTTCTCCCAAGGTTAAAAGAAGTGCATACACTGTTCTGAGCCTCACCTTTACCAGGCTGAATGGGAGAGGGAGTTAAATGTTAATGCTCCCGCCGCTCTTTGGAAGCGGCTGCCTATTGCAGGAGCCAAAGCAGGCAGCTTCGACAGGGCTGAATGTATCCCAAGGTTACAGCGGCACAAAGACAGGAAGAAATGAAAGGTCCTTTCACATGCACGCTAACTATTTAAAATTATGCGTTTGACACATTTAGACATCAAAACATGTTTGTGGCACAAAAATGATCATCATTGGCATTAGGGTTGAATAAAGGAGATGCTGctagaaaataaaacatattcaGAAGGCTGAGAAACATAGTGGAATGAAGTATATGTGAATCTGTTTGTCTGTCAAAATGTCCCACAGCTAGGTTTAGAATGGCACACTACCATACAACTCATATTATTTTGCCGTTATGTGGACTGTGACTTAATAAATTAACTCAAATGTGCAGAATACCTCACTTTATGGTATTCAGTGTCTCTAATGCAACACACTCATCACTCATTCCTCACTCATTCAGTGCGACGAATCATTAGCAACATCCACCTTGATTTTTTCTTTACCAAAACTACATTTTGCAACATTtagtttttcataattttttgttagaagtaatgttttattagaatgatgtaattttttttttaatttatcataTAAAGCAATTCACTGCATGTTGTTCTACTGTGTATGGTTTTGTGTGTGACCAATAACAttttacactgggttttgtttaaaACACGATTTTTTACACTTGCTGAAATCCATTCATTATGATTGGACACAGTGGCTCTTCTTCATAAGCCACACAGGAAACACGATACTAACCGTAACACTGAGAATTGCTCCAGCCTCAAACATTGTTCCAAATGTCAAGAGAGGTTTACAGTGTTTGTTACATGAGATTGTGCTTTTCATAGCCGTCATATCGGTTTTTTGACTCCCAAACAGCTggaatatgatataaaaaaaatggccCTGTACATGCAGTCAACTACTCATTTTGCTAAGCAGAGTCGAGAGATGCTAAGTAAGGTTGTTATTTATATGGTACATGATAACGCAATATAAATGTGTTTGCTGTGCATGTAGCCTAAAAAGTGCACAGTAGCACGATGGCTAggaaaatataaaatgatatagAGACTAGATAAAGTGACCTAGGATTATTTACTTGACAAGGTCAATTATGTTTAAGCAGGCATGAAATTCAAATGGAGAACAACACTATGTGTAGAAACAGGGCTCTGGAAATATCACCACAAAGCAGAGAAAATGTTTGGAGATTTGCTCGCCCTTGCATTTAATAGAAAAACCTACTTTTCCCTTGAGTGTCAACATGAACAATTTATATGAGATAGAAGTGCATTATGTCTCTGTAAAGAAGACCTTCAACCATGTTTGTTGAAATGGCTGAATTTATCATAAGatttagtaaataaattaataaatatataaataaaagacatACTTAAAACAATGCATTGAGTGAGTTCCTGTAGCTTGTCCGTTTACCAATATAGCCTAATCCCAGCAAAAATACATTCCAAGCCTtttatgctcaccgaggctgcctttatttgatccgaTAGTGCAGTGAAAAGAGTAATATTATGATATACAGTTACAGTTTAAAATCACTGtatctatttgaatacattttaaaatataacttattcctgtcatgtcaaagctgaattttcagcagacttaacagtcttcagtgtctaaagtaaaaatcttaaaaaaaaaaaaaaaaaaacaaccacctAAGTGATcaccatgcatttttgtaatacgGAAAAAAAGtaggtttattattttattcttctctgattttttttatttttattattatattatattatatataacatttacaaattacatatatattttagtactttttagcaacaatattttttatttagttttttatggaAGTTAATTAAAATCTACTTCTCTCAAAAATCTGAGGCTCTTGTATTTTAATGGACCTTGCTTCTGATATCAATTATGAGGAAAATTAATTTTATGGATATGATATCATCCTCACCTCTCTCAGAGCCTCTGCATAGGAACTCATGTCCGTAAGGATGACCAACACGTGCTTCTCACACTGATAAGCTAGATACTCCGCAGTGGTCAAAGCCAGACGTGGGGTGATGATGCGTTCAATGCTGTGCAGAACAattcaaaagaataaaataatcaatGTTATACACAATATACAAATTGCATTACATAAGAGGTCATTTAAATGAATTCTCACGTAGGATCGTTGGCCAGGTTCAAGAACAAGCACACGTTGTCCATAGAACCGTTCTCCTCAAAGTCGGACTTGAAGAAACGTGCAGTCTCCATGTTGACCTgggattcaaacaaacaaacaaacatgtaaaaAGCCAAACAAATCCAGAGTAAGaccttcacttcctgttccaccAGACTCTAAAGAACCAACAATGTCAGGTACTTTCTTGTTCATTATTCAACCAAAATCTCCACAATTCAGTTCAAAATGACCTCTTGAAGTACATTTCTTGCTAAAGGAAAATCCTTTATCCTCACTTAGCATTTTGACCACCCGGCACATGAAATCAAGATATAGAGTTACAGGGCGTCAAAAGTGAATGCATTAGTCTGCACCAGGAGCCCGTTGGCCACAGGACACAAGGCTGGGTCAGTGACATTTCAAGCACAGGTTAATGGAAGCCATTCACACATGAATACACAGGTGAACCTGACACCTGACACAGGTAATACCCGTCTGAGAGGACAGACCGCAGCCACTCAGGTGACAATAACAAAGGTTTGGAGAGGAAGCTGACAGGTGAGGACAGAAGGTTAAGGTGGTGTTGAAGAGCAGGATTAAGCCACCTATGAGGACCAACATTCACCCACTCACACAAAACAGACACAATTTTACATTCTGTCCCCTAAGAGGATCATTTTACACACGCATCCTGAAAGTCATGCAAACAGTTGACCCATGCATAGACACCTAGCTGTAAAACAGGATTTACTGTTGTAAAGAAAATgaacacacaagaaacctcaAGTAAAACAAGCCTTTGGccatggtataaaaataaaataaaacaaaaacatatacttGGAAATTGGCACAGATAAAGAGACAGAAAACCACTCACCCCCATAGCAGCAAAGACAATGGCGAAGTTGTCTGCACTGTAGTCCATCACATCTTTCGATTTCTGCACCAAACCAGCCTGACGACAGATCTGGGCAGCAATCTACCAGTCAAAAagcacaaaaccaaaaaaaaagttagagttgtacaatttgataaaaaaaaaaaaaacgtaagggGTCGggtaagtttaaatgtttttgaaaaacgtTCCTtgcactcaccaaggctgcatttatttgatcaaagacaTGGTAAAAACACCgtgtttgtaaaatgtattttacaattagtaaaatgtataaaaagtcatttatttctgtgatggcattagccatctttcagaaatcattctaatatgctgatttagtgctcaagaaacatttcttatttttatcatgtAGAGTTCTTTGTGGAGTTCTCTGATCAGTTCTCTGAGGAgtcctttgatgaatagaaaatagaAACGGTCAAGCAgcattatttgaaatggaaatgttttctaaaattataaatgcatttactgtcacttatgatttatttaattcattctcCTGACACAAaagtatgaatttattttaaaaataataataattctgatgcCAAACTtgtgaacggtagtgtataatacatttttgaatctccaatattattttgtttgataagaaaaaaaaaatctgtttagcaTATTGAACATAACACACTATAGGGGTAAAATGAACACCAAATTTGAGTGCACAGCCCatttcttttatgtacaatatgtgtgtgtgtgtgtgtatttgcaacaaagagattaagaccaCAAGCATGAGAAATTTCACGCTTATCACTTACTATAATGGTCCTGGACGTCTAATCCAGCCTGACCACTGACTGAACTCTGACCCAGAACACCTGTTTTCTCTGAGGGGATAAAGCCGGCTGTGACCCCATGACTTTTATATCACAGTACAGCAGCTTCATTAGTGAGACACTGAAACCCACTTTACACTTGGGCTGTTGGAAGTTCACACCATTCAACCTTGGCCTTTGATCATATATTTTCACAACTGACAATCACTAGAGCTTTATGGTCTTTTCAAAGTCTATATACTGAAAACGGTAAATTTTTTCCTCAATTTAATCCGATTCATTAACTACTGTCCTGTTCTCAGGGGCGTCGGAATGgaggtaaaaccagtactgattaccagggccccaaaggaagagagggcccttgaaaagtctggaatatatattttcaatgggaggggggcccattaggactgcctatgcatagggcccgggatcttgtgcagcgcccctgcctgTTTTTCTTATTGCAATGACAGAATTCAGTACTCTCTCTTCCTTGATGATTCACTCCTTAAGACCCTGGAACAGGTTTCTTCAGACATGGAACAGATCTGAACATAACAGATGTACTGTACTTTTCACACTTGTAATTGTGTTAACTGTTAACTCTTGAAGCGATTGTAATTCTGTTCCTTAACTCACTTCAACATTCTAGCAGAACACTTTAACACTGTATACTTCTCAATTAGCAGCGCAAAAGCAGAATTACTCTTGGTCTtggtgtatatatgtatatatataataaaaaattgtttagcaaaaaataaaatactttaaatgaaGATATGCTTTTTAGATGTAATGTTttctaaatatttgaaaatgattatGGATCATCTGTTCATAACTGAAATGTACATGTCTTTGAATGTTGGAGGCACTTGACTGAAGGTGGAAACTGTTTGCAAAGACTGAACCAAAACTGAGGCTGAAACAATGGCAGTGaggtttaaaaattatttaacctTGAATCACTAAGAACTACTTCACAAAACATACTTAACACAAAATTAATTATAGTTATGAGAGTCAACCAGACTCTGGGGACTAGTAAACTAGTGACAAAAATGGTAGACATAATTGACCTTCCTACACTTCCTACAATTCAAGACAGCCTACTTATATCCTTAACAGCTCATGTCGTGGGTTATTACATTCATTTTCCAGCCTGACTTACAGTCAGTTACACTCACTTACAGTCATAGCTGGAGGGAATAACCAACTATAATAGCCTATTTATGATCTCTGGGACAGAAATGACTAAAACGCAAACATCTTCTTTATAATAATGAACTAAGTTGTGTTGTATACATAGAAAGTCCCTGTAATTTGACTTGAACATTATATACCTACTTACGTGTGTATTCCTCTCCATAACTCATGCGATAAAGAGTTGGTAGCAAAGAAATCATTTATGACCCCTGCTCTGTCCTTTTAAAGTTTGAGCAACCAATTTAGATTTCAAGAATCATTTATGGTTCTTAATATTATTAAGTTCAGCCAGGACAGCATACTCATGTTGGAACTAAACAAACCAGCTGACCTAAAGCACGTACTGGATGTATTGATCAGTACTAAGTGGTTGGTTTTGTTTGCTTACTCTAGAGCTCTCGAAATCATAACGTTTCCTCCCGCATTCACATGAGAGGAGAATGTGATGAAATGAACTCTGACCCACCTCACTGTTTCCACAGAAATACCACAGGGTGAAATCAATCACAGATCCCTCTCAAATTAACGTTAATCACACAGCCTTGTCTCACTTGCAAGCATAATACAGAAAAAGGCACTGTGGCTGCCTCACTGCTGCACAATAAAGCACTACATTTGATCACAACACCTCAAAAGAGGGAATTTAAATAAATCCCTCTAggttttattcaaattatttaaacacACTGGCAAGCAGCAGGGCCGGCATTGTATCATCTGTTCATGAATTGGGTATAAAGACACATTTCTGCAGtgcatttcaatttaaaatcGGTTTTAATCGACTAGTTGAATGCAAAAACAAGATGAATCGATTAACGTGACGTGACCATGCACTGAAACAAAAGTACAGGTAATGTGTGCTAGTGATAAAGAAGTTTACTGTCCAGGAAAAATAATTATCCAATACCATTCATCTCAAAATCAAGGCCAGATTTAATACTATGTAGTGTTTTTTAAATTTCTCCATAGATTATactataatatgaattatttactGTGTGAggcttcggaaatcattctaatatgctgattagtgtttaagaatttattattattattattatcaatttaaaaaacagtttttactgcttaatatttttgtggaatttgttatgcactacctttcaaaagattgaggtaagctttaaaaatataaattaattaattaaatgtaattgaccaaaagtgacagtaaagacatttataatgttacaaaagatttctgttaaaaatgaacactgtttattttattaatcaaagcattcagaaaaaaaaacattttttttttttttactcaacacAGGAATTACCTGCCATCTTTTTATATCAGCCAAACAAAATTTCATATTGGACGCCAACCTGCAGAGCAAAAATTTATGCTGTATAATGCACTCgctgtgctgtaaaaacacaccTCATTATGCGGTAGCCCCGCAGCGCTAAAGATGGGGATCTTCTGTCCACGGGCGATGCTGTTCATGGCATCAATAGCGGAGATGCCAGTCTGGATCATTTCCTCGGGGTAGATACGACACTGAGGGTTGATGGGCTGACCTAAGAAGAGTCAAAAAGAGTACAGTGATCTCACCTAAGCAGGAAAAAAATCTGGTACAAAGTACAACTTCTATTTCTAAAGAAGGAAAAGAGGGctgctgggaaaaaaaataaaattctttagGCTAAACTATCCACAATGACCATGATAAATGATAAAGGcttatattttagaaaaatgttttctcGTTAAAGCATTTAAAAGTGCTACACACCATTTGGAGTGGTGTGACCTTGAGGCCTGATCAACCTTTTATTACACCCCCTCTCATCCATTCAGCTCATTCAGACGTTGCCCTGAATCGCCATTGTATACCTTTGATAGCTGAAAAGGTCACCTTTGCCATTTCAGTTTAGCAGAGATCAGGGTCATGAGGTCAGTAAATGGcttaaaaagcacagaaaaatCTCAAAAAATTCAAATATCAACAAGGAGGAATTTGAAGCATTTATGAACATATTCTGGCATGCTGGCCTCTCAGCTAAGCTGCAGACTAACTGAGTGCACGTCGCACAAACAAAGACAAAGAACATTTAACATGGCTGGTGGCAGCCTAAacttaaaaaatctaaaatcagctaaaatttgtaatcattttttatttaaaacggaCCAAAAATCTAGAGtaaaattttttttgtatatcacaGAATTGTTCAATCATTTATGTGCCTCTCAAGAAGACACGTGTTCCTGCAAAAGttacataaagtaaaaaaaaagaaagaaaataaataaatctcttacCCATGATGTCCAAATAGTCCTCAGCCAGAACAGTAGGACCCCGGTCAATGGGTTTACCTGACCCGTTGAAAACACGTCCTGAAATAAAATGACACGTTTTTCATGACATCCATATTGGTTATGTAGAAAACACTTTGAGACTATCAATACATAGGCTGAATGAGCATTAGTAATATGCTTACCAAGCATGTCCTCAGACACAGGTGTGCGCAAGATGTCACCAGTGAATTCACACGCAGTCTTCTTAGCATCAATACCTGAGGTGCCTTCAAACACCTGATGGgcacaaaatgtaaatatttttcagtTATGACCTGATCTTGGCCTTAGATATGGCAGATATTCATTTCTAACAAATCTTTAGAGAGAACAGTTATATTTGGCCAAACATCTGAAAATGCTTTTGAATGAAAACTTGCCTGAACGACAGCCTTGGTGCCAATGACCTCCAGAACCTGCCCACTCCTCTTGGTCCCATCAGGTAGGGTAAGATGCACGATCTCTGCATAACGTGGAAACTAGAGGAACGTGATAAAATCAGAAATTAAGATGAGGATCAATATACAATACCAATCTTAAGTCGATTCATTATGCAGGGTCAATTTGTCAATTTCACTTAACAGTTTAAAGTAAATTCAGCTGTACCATAACAGAAGTAAgtgacattaaaaatatatatttttacattttaataaaatttcacaacaTAACTAGTTCTGACCAAATAAATTTTAACTGTATGTTATTGCTTAAACATAAAAGacccttaaatatatatattcccatatatatatatatatatatatatatatatatatatatatatatatatatataaaatacaaaatataatgttCAGAAGTTTaactataaaattatttaaatttcattgatatgtaaaaaaaacaaaaaaaaaacactgtcacTTTAAATAATGCAAGTTTACAACTCGCATATTTTGAAATACTTTAGTTTTTGTAAATAGTGAAAAAGTACTTACTTTGACATTGTCCAAAATAACCAGTGGCCCATTTACACCAGAAACAGTAGAGTAGGCTGAGgatgaaaaaaacaacacaacatgTAAAAAACTTATacaacaaagattttttttctgactttttACTGCCTGCAAAAGGAAGCCATATAATATCTGAAAATTAATATTCCTTAACCTtcaatttgcatttttatttgaccATTTGAAATGCCCCTGAATAGCAAACAAACAATTACTAAACAGACATATGGGGAACTTTATTGATTCTACGTTGCTGCATGTCTTTTTGACAGGCGTGAGTCCAGgcgcgcacgcgcacacacacacacacacacacacacacacacacacacacacacacacacacacacacaaatgcatataCCAACTGTAAGCAATAGCTATTACCAAAAAAGTGCATGAAATTTGCTACAAAAGCCCACAATCACATGGAAATGAGGACTCTTTCTCTTGACACCTGTGCATCTAATTGTACACAGTGACCTTTACTGGAGCATTCTAAATGGCTTTCATAAATTTCCATGTCCAAATGTCAGGACTAGAAGAATACTGTTAGCACGTTCAAGGTGGCTTTTTCAGCAGATGTCAAGATGGGGGACGACATCTTACACCGTTCCATGGGGGACAATTACGTGGCTCAGACTATGGTAATTTATGATGGTTCCAGGTGCCCAAAAAGTctcatatagcctatataaacaattacattcatttaacAGGCCAGGGAGAGTGGGGCACAGATGTCACTTTGAAAGGACAGTCCATCCAGaagtcatcatttatttactcaccttcatgtcgtttcaaacctgtatgactttcgttcttctgttgaacattaaagaagatattctgaagagcGATGGCAactaaacagttttggttcccattgacctACACTGAATGGACAGTGGGAACTGAAACTGTTTGATCAtaagacattcttcaaaatatcgtcttttgtattcagcagaagaaaggaaTACATATacatttggaataacatgaggctgACTAAATgatgagaattttcattttggagtggacTATCTCTTTAAGATGACACTTTTTCCCCACATCATAACTGGGGCTCATGTGATTCCTGAATCCCTCCTTAAACAATGACTCAGAAAGCAAGCATAGTATGCCCAAAATATAACAGAAACATCAGACTTGAGAGAGAGAAATTGCTAATCGTCATAGCTGTGGTGTTCATCTGGGTGAGGAA
The sequence above is drawn from the Carassius carassius chromosome 31, fCarCar2.1, whole genome shotgun sequence genome and encodes:
- the LOC132111473 gene encoding V-type proton ATPase subunit B, brain isoform-like, yielding MSTLVANRPVDLNGPEAAARQHAQAVVRNYISQPRLTYSTVSGVNGPLVILDNVKFPRYAEIVHLTLPDGTKRSGQVLEVIGTKAVVQVFEGTSGIDAKKTACEFTGDILRTPVSEDMLGRVFNGSGKPIDRGPTVLAEDYLDIMGQPINPQCRIYPEEMIQTGISAIDAMNSIARGQKIPIFSAAGLPHNEIAAQICRQAGLVQKSKDVMDYSADNFAIVFAAMGVNMETARFFKSDFEENGSMDNVCLFLNLANDPTIERIITPRLALTTAEYLAYQCEKHVLVILTDMSSYAEALREVSAAREEVPGRRGFPGYMYTDLATIYERAGRVEGRNGSITQIPILTMPNDDITHPIPDLTGYITEGQVYVDRQLHNRQIYPPINVLPSLSRLMKSAIGEGMTRKDHADVSNQLYACYAIGKDVQAMKAVVGEEALTSDDLLYLEFLQKFEKNFIAQGPYDNRTVFETLDIGWQLLRIFPKEMLKRIPQSTLAEFYPRESAARH